One segment of Actinomyces sp. 432 DNA contains the following:
- the rlmB gene encoding 23S rRNA (guanosine(2251)-2'-O)-methyltransferase RlmB: MPGNDQRHGAMRKSSKKKGPLKGSGGVRRRGLEGRGPTPKAEDRVGHPKARAKAIAESRAAQPTHAGRLEEARRRFGVPAGHEIVCGRNAVAEAARARVPITRVFMASSAQDDDRLNAVVRRAALVGAPVVEATRLDLEALTEGAVHQGIAIEVPAYDYVLARDLLDRAREAGHTPLLVALDQVTDPHNLGAVLRSAGAFGADGVIIPERRSAGVSAAAWKVSAGAAARVPVARETNLVRALQALKKEGCFVVGLDGRADTPVEELNLADSPLVVVTGAEGSGLSRLVRDTCDLLVSIPIAGTVESLNAAVATGIALYEVDRLRRLAGAAR; the protein is encoded by the coding sequence ATGCCAGGAAACGACCAGCGGCACGGCGCAATGCGCAAGTCGAGCAAGAAGAAGGGCCCGCTCAAGGGCTCCGGCGGGGTGCGCCGTCGGGGGCTGGAGGGACGGGGGCCCACGCCCAAGGCGGAGGACCGGGTCGGCCACCCCAAGGCGCGTGCCAAGGCCATTGCCGAGTCCCGCGCGGCCCAGCCCACCCACGCTGGGCGCCTGGAGGAGGCCAGGCGCCGCTTCGGGGTGCCGGCGGGCCACGAGATCGTCTGTGGCCGTAACGCAGTTGCGGAGGCGGCCCGTGCGCGTGTGCCCATCACCCGCGTGTTCATGGCCTCCTCCGCGCAGGACGACGACCGCCTGAACGCCGTGGTGCGCCGGGCGGCCCTCGTGGGGGCGCCCGTGGTGGAGGCCACCAGGCTCGACCTGGAGGCACTCACCGAGGGTGCCGTTCACCAGGGCATTGCCATTGAGGTACCCGCCTACGACTACGTCCTGGCCCGCGACCTGCTGGACCGCGCTCGCGAGGCCGGGCACACGCCGCTGCTGGTGGCGCTCGACCAGGTCACCGACCCGCACAACCTCGGCGCCGTGCTGCGCTCAGCCGGGGCCTTCGGTGCCGACGGCGTGATCATTCCGGAGCGCCGCTCGGCGGGCGTGAGTGCCGCCGCCTGGAAGGTTTCCGCGGGTGCCGCCGCGCGGGTGCCGGTGGCCCGGGAGACGAATCTTGTGCGGGCCCTGCAGGCGCTGAAGAAGGAGGGGTGCTTCGTCGTCGGCCTGGATGGGCGGGCGGATACGCCGGTGGAGGAGTTGAACCTGGCGGACTCCCCGCTGGTCGTGGTCACGGGCGCGGAGGGCAGTGGGCTGTCGCGGCTTGTGCGTGATACCTGCGACCTGCTGGTCTCCATTCCGATTGCCGGAACGGTGGAGTCCCTTAATGCCGCCGTCGCCACGGGCATCGCACTGTACGAGGTGGACCGGCTGCGTCGCCTGGCGGGTGCGGCCCGGTAG
- the ispF gene encoding 2-C-methyl-D-erythritol 2,4-cyclodiphosphate synthase, translating to MSDEPETDASTQRTARHSAGTATFTEADAAAYRAQIAQWTPRTGIGTDVHAFADADSGTELNLACLNWPDEVGLEGHSDGDVVAHACCDALLSAAGLGDLGTNFGTDDPQWKDAAGAALLTETAGRVREAGFEIGNVAVQLIGARPRVADRLQEATAALSEAVGANVAFSATTTDGLGFLGRKEGLAAVATALVWPVPQP from the coding sequence ATGAGTGATGAACCTGAGACCGATGCCAGCACGCAGCGCACTGCCCGCCACTCCGCCGGCACCGCCACATTCACCGAGGCCGATGCTGCCGCCTATCGCGCGCAGATCGCCCAGTGGACGCCCCGCACGGGCATCGGCACCGATGTACACGCCTTCGCCGACGCCGATTCCGGCACCGAGCTGAACCTGGCGTGCCTGAACTGGCCGGACGAGGTTGGCCTGGAGGGGCACTCCGACGGTGACGTGGTGGCCCACGCCTGCTGCGACGCCCTGCTGTCTGCCGCTGGTCTGGGCGATCTCGGCACCAACTTCGGCACCGACGACCCCCAGTGGAAGGACGCCGCCGGGGCGGCGCTACTGACCGAGACCGCGGGGCGGGTGCGTGAAGCCGGATTCGAGATCGGGAATGTCGCCGTCCAGCTGATCGGCGCGCGCCCCCGCGTGGCCGACAGGCTTCAGGAGGCGACCGCGGCGTTGAGCGAGGCCGTCGGCGCTAATGTCGCCTTCTCCGCAACCACGACCGACGGCCTGGGCTTCCTCGGCCGTAAGGAGGGTCTGGCGGCCGTCGCCACCGCCCTGGTCTGGCCGGTGCCGCAGCCGTGA
- the cysS gene encoding cysteine--tRNA ligase translates to MSTSVNDARPALNLRLYDTAARAVVPLAPTVTPGTVTIYLCGATVQGSPHIGHMRSAIAFDVLRLWLTRCGQDVVLIRNVTDIDDKILTKSAAADPPVPWWAWAQRYEREFDAAYRALGVQAPTYEPRATGHIPAMIDLVRRLLEAGHAYTGESGNVYFDVRSLPDYGSLTNQNVDDLATTEDDSQLDAEVEADKHDPRDFALWKAAKPSEPADASWDAPWGRGRPGWHLECSAMARRYLGESFDIHGGGIDLRFPHHENEQAQSHGAGWGFARHWVHNAWVTIKGEKMSKSLGNSLVVSELLRSYDPAVLRLALGTVHHRSTVEFSAETLADAASLWERLSGAVLRALEVTAPADGGTSPVDAGAAMLRDRALPAQYVGAMDDDLNLAGAMAVVHATLKRLNTALAAPVTDTDAVAAAALDLRAQLDVLGLDPLAEPWRARVIGAGSGADDAAMHALDRLVTGLLEQRAQARAAKDWARADALREELAAAGVVVEDGAAGSGGGARWHLA, encoded by the coding sequence GTGAGCACCTCCGTGAATGATGCGCGTCCCGCGCTGAACCTGCGCCTGTATGACACGGCGGCCCGCGCTGTTGTGCCCCTGGCGCCAACTGTCACCCCCGGCACGGTGACGATCTACCTGTGTGGTGCCACGGTCCAGGGCTCCCCGCACATCGGCCATATGCGCAGTGCCATCGCCTTCGACGTGCTGCGCCTCTGGCTGACCCGCTGCGGGCAGGACGTCGTACTGATCCGCAACGTAACCGACATCGATGACAAGATTCTGACCAAGTCCGCGGCGGCCGACCCGCCGGTGCCCTGGTGGGCGTGGGCGCAGCGCTATGAGCGCGAGTTCGACGCGGCCTACCGCGCCCTCGGCGTGCAGGCCCCCACCTACGAGCCGAGGGCCACCGGTCACATCCCGGCGATGATCGACCTGGTGCGCAGGCTGCTGGAGGCCGGGCACGCCTACACCGGCGAGTCGGGCAACGTCTACTTCGATGTGCGCTCCCTGCCGGATTACGGCTCGCTGACCAACCAGAACGTGGACGACCTGGCCACCACCGAGGACGACTCGCAGCTCGACGCCGAGGTGGAGGCGGACAAGCACGACCCGCGTGACTTCGCCCTGTGGAAGGCTGCCAAGCCGAGCGAGCCCGCGGACGCCTCCTGGGACGCGCCCTGGGGCAGGGGCCGTCCCGGCTGGCACCTGGAGTGCTCGGCCATGGCCCGGCGCTACCTCGGGGAGTCCTTCGACATTCACGGCGGCGGCATCGACCTGCGCTTCCCGCACCATGAGAACGAGCAGGCCCAGTCCCACGGCGCGGGCTGGGGCTTCGCCCGCCACTGGGTGCACAACGCCTGGGTGACCATTAAGGGCGAGAAGATGAGCAAGTCCCTGGGCAACTCGCTGGTGGTCTCCGAGCTGCTGAGGTCCTACGACCCGGCGGTGCTGCGCCTGGCGCTGGGGACCGTCCACCACCGCTCCACCGTGGAGTTCTCCGCGGAGACCCTGGCCGACGCCGCCTCCCTGTGGGAGCGGCTGTCCGGGGCGGTTCTGCGGGCGCTTGAGGTCACCGCGCCGGCCGACGGCGGCACTAGCCCGGTTGATGCTGGTGCCGCGATGCTCAGGGACCGGGCCCTGCCTGCGCAGTACGTCGGCGCCATGGACGATGACCTGAACCTCGCGGGCGCGATGGCGGTGGTTCACGCCACCCTCAAGCGGCTCAACACCGCCCTGGCCGCCCCCGTCACTGACACCGACGCCGTCGCGGCGGCCGCCCTGGATCTACGCGCCCAGCTGGATGTGCTTGGCCTCGACCCGCTCGCGGAACCGTGGCGCGCTCGGGTGATCGGCGCGGGGAGCGGTGCGGACGACGCCGCCATGCATGCCCTGGACCGACTGGTCACGGGGCTGCTGGAGCAGCGCGCCCAGGCCCGCGCCGCCAAGGACTGGGCGCGGGCGGACGCGCTGCGTGAGGAGCTGGCCGCCGCCGGGGTCGTCGTCGAGGACGGCGCCGCGGGCTCGGGCGGCGGGGCCCGCTGGCACCTGGCCTGA
- a CDS encoding methyltransferase domain-containing protein has product MSDLPTAPGMAASLCALHDVGTCRSCPHLSAPLTAQLARKQARVTRLLADGANPVPPRAWEEPAASAPERFRNKAKMVVSGTAAEPLLGILGPGGRGVDLRSCPLHVPQVAAALPVLAHTITELGLTPYDVSARRGELKYLLVTASPDGDLMVRFVLRSRRHVAALRAALPDLQRRLPTLAVLSANIQPVHQAIIEGPEEIVLTEEDRLLMRLQLPDLPGAAVGGVQEGMARRRMRELPLFVPTRSFFQTNTAIAEQLYATARDWADAAPGAAVGRERLVWNLFCGVGGFALTLAGPGRRVLGVEVSASAIDGARAAARLMRLPEGAVRFEAGDASVLDPGAGAVPDLLVVNPPRRGIGAELAARIEASGVERVLYSSCNPVSLASDLERMPSLRAGRARLFDMFPHTDHAEVLVDLRRDRMTHPNRH; this is encoded by the coding sequence ATGAGCGACCTCCCCACCGCACCGGGGATGGCGGCGTCGCTGTGCGCGCTGCACGACGTCGGCACCTGCCGGTCCTGCCCGCACCTGTCAGCACCGCTGACCGCACAGCTGGCACGCAAGCAGGCGCGTGTCACCCGGCTACTGGCCGACGGCGCGAACCCCGTGCCGCCGCGGGCGTGGGAGGAGCCGGCGGCGAGCGCGCCGGAACGATTCCGCAACAAGGCCAAGATGGTGGTCTCCGGGACGGCGGCGGAGCCGCTGCTGGGCATCCTCGGGCCGGGCGGACGCGGCGTCGACCTGCGCTCCTGCCCCCTGCACGTGCCCCAGGTCGCGGCTGCGCTGCCGGTGCTCGCGCACACAATCACGGAGCTCGGGTTGACGCCCTACGACGTCTCAGCCAGGCGCGGTGAGCTCAAGTACTTGCTGGTGACGGCCTCCCCGGACGGGGACCTGATGGTGCGCTTCGTGCTACGCAGCCGCCGCCACGTCGCCGCCCTGCGAGCCGCCCTGCCCGACCTGCAGCGGCGGCTGCCGACGCTGGCGGTGCTCAGCGCCAACATTCAGCCGGTGCACCAGGCGATCATTGAGGGCCCGGAGGAGATCGTGCTCACCGAGGAGGACCGCCTACTCATGCGGCTACAGCTGCCGGATCTACCCGGCGCCGCAGTAGGGGGCGTCCAGGAGGGCATGGCCCGCAGGCGCATGCGGGAGCTACCGCTGTTCGTGCCCACGCGCTCCTTCTTCCAGACCAACACCGCCATCGCCGAGCAGTTGTATGCGACCGCCCGCGACTGGGCCGATGCCGCACCCGGCGCGGCGGTGGGAAGGGAGCGGCTGGTGTGGAACCTGTTCTGCGGCGTCGGCGGATTCGCCCTGACGCTGGCCGGGCCGGGCCGGCGCGTGCTGGGCGTGGAGGTGTCGGCGTCGGCGATCGACGGCGCCCGAGCCGCGGCCCGACTCATGCGGTTGCCGGAGGGCGCCGTGCGCTTTGAGGCGGGCGACGCCTCCGTGCTGGACCCGGGGGCCGGGGCCGTGCCGGACCTGCTGGTGGTCAACCCGCCGCGGCGTGGCATTGGCGCGGAGCTGGCCGCGCGCATCGAGGCCTCGGGGGTGGAGCGGGTGCTGTACTCCTCGTGCAACCCCGTCAGCCTGGCGAGCGACCTGGAGCGAATGCCATCGCTGCGGGCGGGCCGGGCGCGCCTGTTCGACATGTTCCCCCACACCGACCACGCCGAGGTCCTAGTAGACCTCCGCCGAGACCGAATGACACACCCAAACCGGCACTAG